The Natrinema sp. DC36 genome includes the window AGACGTCGTGTCGATCATCGTCTCCGATCGCGATATCACCGAACGCAAGGAGCACGAACGGTACCTTCGCGACGCGAAGGCACAGTTCGAGGCCGCGACCGAAGCCGGTGCGGTCGGGACGTGGGAATGGAAGATTCCCGAAGATCAGATGACCGTCGGAGCGTCGTTCGCCAAAACGTTCGGTATCGACCCTGACGACGCTCGCGACGGCGTTCCACTCGGACGGTTCACTGCTGCGATCCACGAGGACGATCGCGACCGCGTCGAAGCGCAAGTCGAGGACGCCGTCGAACGCTGCAGTGAGTACGAGGCGGAGTATCGCGTCTGGAATGCGGACGACGAACTCCGGTGGGTCGTCGCCCGCGGCCACGTCGAGAGCGACGAGGACGGCGATCCCGTCACGTTCCCCGGCGCGCTCACGGACATCACGGACCGAAAGCGGGCCGAACTCGAGGTCGAACGGCAGCGAAAGGAACTCGAGACGCTCTTCCAGGTGTTACCCGTCGGTGCGGTCGTGGCGAACGCGGACGGATCGCTGCTCAGAGCGAACGAGACGGCGAAGGAGATCTGGGGCGGCGACGTCTTCGACGCGGAGTCGGTCGCGGACTACGAGAAGTATTCGGCGGTGTGGGCGGAGCGCGGCGAACCGGTCGGACCCGATGATTGGACGATGGCGCAGGTACTGCAGGGCGAGGAAGTCGCGGAGCCGAACGTCTACGAGATCGAGCCGTTCGAGGGGGACCGACGAATCATCATGGAACACGGGATGCCGGTCCGGGACGATGACGGGAACGTTAGTCGCGCCCTCGTCACGCTTACGGACATCACCGAACGGCGCGAGTCACAGCGGAAACTCGAAGAGACGGTCGAGAAGCTCGAGGCGTCGAACGAGCGACTCGAGCAGTTCGCCTACGCCGCCTCGCACGACCTCCAGGAGCCCCTTCGCATGGTCACGAGCTACCTCCAGTTGCTCGACACCCGGTACGGTGACGCCTTCGACGAGGACGGGCGGGAGTTCCTCGAGTTTGCGGTCGACGGCGCGAACCGCATGAGCGAGATGATCGACGGCCTGCTCGAATACTCCCGCGTCGAGACGCGGGGCGATCCGCTCGAACCGATCGATCTCGACGCCGTGCTCGAGGACGTGATCGACGATCTCCAGTTACAGATCGAAGAGGCCGACGCCGAGATCGCGGTCGGCGATCTTCCCGTCGTCGAAGGCGACGCGAGTCAGTTGCGGCAGGTCTTCCAGAACCTCCTCGATAACGCGCTGACGTATCACGCGGACGGCCCGCCGCGGGTGGACGTCACCGCCGAGCGCCGAGACCGAGAGTGGGTTCTCTCGGTTCGCGACGAGGGGATCGGCATCGATCCGGATAAGCAGGATCGCGTGTTCACGGTCTTCGATCGCCTGCACAGCCGCGAGGAGTACGAGGGGACGGGAATCGGGCTGGCGCTCTGTCGACGGATCGTCGAACGCCACGGCGGAGCGATCTGGGTCGACTCCGAGCCCGGCGAGGGAACGACGTTCTCGTTGACGCTTCCGGCAGCGACTGAACCGTGAACGGCTTCGGGGAGATTCAGTCGTTGGCGGTCGATCGCCGAACGGCGTCGCATTCCGGCGGGACGACGGGTCGGCGGAATATCAGCTGAACGGGAAGACACCGATTCCACGGCCGTCGTCCGATCGGGTCCGTGCTGACTATCGCTTCCCCGCTCGTTCGACGGATCCACTCATCAACTACAGTTACTTATCAGCTCAAATATATTATCGGTGCCCTCAAATACGAAGCTCACGTTGCATTGCATATGAGCCAAACGCGATCCGCGGACGACTCGTCGGTACTGGTCGAACGAACGGCCGGATTAACGGCGGTACTCGGTGCGTTCATCATGGCATCGACGGTCGTCTTCACGATCACGGGCAACATGGGGATCCACAACGTCCTCGTGGGCGCTGTGACCGCACTCGTCGCCTCGGTACACGCGTACCGAACCGGCGAAAGCCGTACCCAGAGCATCGCCCTCGCCGCGGTCCTCGTGGTGCTCGGAATCTGGATCGCGGCGTCGCCGTTCGTTTTCGGAATCGAGCGAGAACTGGTGGTCGGAATCAATAGCCTCGGTGGGACGATCATCGCGATTCTCTCGCTCGTCGGTGTGTACGGAAGCGTCCGAACGACGGACACGACCGCGACGACCGCCTGACTCGAATGTACCCGTTTCGCGGCTGTCCGTTCTACTACGCTCGAGTGACAACGAAGCTGCCAGTCGCGAGCGGTTCGGCATGATCTTCCGCTCGAAGGAGTACGAGAGTACAACATCGAACCTGATCGCATGAGAACGATGCAATCAGCGCGTAAATCGGTCCTGTGCTACGATGGCCGTCACATGATGGGCGTCGTTCCGACCGAATCGTGTCAAAAACGGTCACGTTCGGGCGGCTTTTCCCGCTTCCGGTCGTCCGAATAGGCATGAGCGACAGCGATGTCCACATAGCAGCGCTCTGTGGCAGTCTCCGCGAGGAAAGTCACACACGGACCGCACTCGAAGCCACCCTCTCGGCCGCCGAACGGGCCGGCGCGACGACCGAGTTACTCGACCTCCGGGAGTACGACCTCCCGATATTCGACGCCGACCGGGACCGCGAGGACGCGGGCGATGCCGAAGCGCTGGCAACCCGGGTTCGCGACGCCGATACGATCATTCTCGGCTCGCCGATGTATCACGGATCGTACGCCTCGCCGCTGAAGACCGCGATCGACTACTGCG containing:
- a CDS encoding ATP-binding protein, which encodes MTSSPRADLDPSTRARIRQQEAVAELGQRALEIDDLTRLLREATATIAETLETEFVAVLESLPATDECVLRQGVGWRDGCVGTATVSATPDSQAGRALRADGPVVVDDLRTDERFSDPDLFTDHGIVSGISVSIGSGEEPWGVLAAHPTERREFAEHDANFIRSVSNILAMAVENERTERRFEAVFDDPNILVGLLEPDGTVLDINRTAMDYIDADLADVIDEPFWETPWWGDGEGVQSDVKEWTERAAAGEYVEFETDIVGRNAQQFTVSGVFRPVTNDEGDVVSIIVSDRDITERKEHERYLRDAKAQFEAATEAGAVGTWEWKIPEDQMTVGASFAKTFGIDPDDARDGVPLGRFTAAIHEDDRDRVEAQVEDAVERCSEYEAEYRVWNADDELRWVVARGHVESDEDGDPVTFPGALTDITDRKRAELEVERQRKELETLFQVLPVGAVVANADGSLLRANETAKEIWGGDVFDAESVADYEKYSAVWAERGEPVGPDDWTMAQVLQGEEVAEPNVYEIEPFEGDRRIIMEHGMPVRDDDGNVSRALVTLTDITERRESQRKLEETVEKLEASNERLEQFAYAASHDLQEPLRMVTSYLQLLDTRYGDAFDEDGREFLEFAVDGANRMSEMIDGLLEYSRVETRGDPLEPIDLDAVLEDVIDDLQLQIEEADAEIAVGDLPVVEGDASQLRQVFQNLLDNALTYHADGPPRVDVTAERRDREWVLSVRDEGIGIDPDKQDRVFTVFDRLHSREEYEGTGIGLALCRRIVERHGGAIWVDSEPGEGTTFSLTLPAATEP
- a CDS encoding NAD(P)H-dependent oxidoreductase, producing the protein MSDSDVHIAALCGSLREESHTRTALEATLSAAERAGATTELLDLREYDLPIFDADRDREDAGDAEALATRVRDADTIILGSPMYHGSYASPLKTAIDYCGFDEFADKTVGLLAVSGGAFPVTTLEHMRSVCRALNAWVIPHESAIPNASAAFEDGEFVDPKLEKRVTTLGRRAVQYAAIEPDPDSFESDQNVGAAGK